In Synechococcus sp. Nb3U1, one DNA window encodes the following:
- a CDS encoding ABC transporter substrate-binding protein — translation MLPRLASATTTLTFQLDWKYNAQFAGLFLAEAEGLYAASNLSVQIREWSDGLNVINAVAEGTVDMACAEQNLIIAAQAAGAPVKAVATMFHASPYGLMTVPEAALESLTDLVGKRVGVHVDGIKVMELVKGVNGITDIDVMEIPYGDKFDRVISGEFAAVQCYVIDEPIGVAAKYGFEPKVLRLSEHGFLSTAQTIVASERLLTEKPEVVRAFLAATFEGWARALADKPRTAALVVERFVPEGSPYKDVAYQTRTLELLEPYVRGKGEPLGVIDAEVWAEAARLMLAYDIVSALPDLQSSLAPGFIS, via the coding sequence ATGCTGCCGCGGTTGGCATCTGCAACAACAACACTGACATTCCAGCTCGATTGGAAATACAACGCTCAGTTTGCGGGCCTTTTCCTTGCCGAAGCAGAAGGTCTCTACGCTGCCTCCAACCTATCTGTGCAAATCCGTGAGTGGTCAGATGGTTTGAACGTGATCAATGCTGTAGCTGAGGGAACCGTAGACATGGCCTGCGCCGAGCAAAACCTTATCATCGCAGCCCAAGCTGCTGGTGCTCCGGTGAAGGCAGTAGCCACGATGTTCCATGCCTCACCCTACGGCCTGATGACAGTACCAGAAGCTGCCCTTGAAAGCCTCACGGATCTCGTCGGCAAGCGCGTCGGTGTTCATGTGGATGGGATCAAAGTGATGGAGTTGGTTAAAGGGGTCAACGGGATCACCGACATCGACGTGATGGAGATTCCTTATGGTGACAAGTTTGATCGTGTCATCTCTGGCGAGTTCGCAGCTGTGCAGTGCTATGTTATCGACGAACCCATTGGAGTGGCGGCAAAGTATGGTTTTGAACCCAAGGTTCTACGCTTGAGCGAGCACGGATTCTTGTCCACTGCCCAGACAATTGTTGCCTCAGAACGCCTGTTGACTGAAAAACCGGAAGTAGTGCGTGCCTTTCTAGCAGCCACTTTCGAGGGTTGGGCCAGGGCTCTTGCAGACAAGCCGCGCACGGCTGCTCTTGTCGTAGAGCGCTTCGTGCCCGAGGGGTCACCCTACAAAGATGTAGCCTACCAGACCCGAACACTCGAATTGCTAGAGCCTTATGTGCGAGGTAAAGGTGAGCCACTTGGTGTCATCGACGCTGAGGTCTGGGCCGAAGCAGCACGTCTGATGCTTGCCTATGACATTGTATCGGCGTTGCCAGATTTGCAGTCCTCGCTAGCTCCAGGTTTTATCAGTTAA